The following are encoded in a window of Gammaproteobacteria bacterium genomic DNA:
- a CDS encoding carboxymuconolactone decarboxylase family protein, giving the protein MAYIQLSEFEDMSLRIQEKARPILEKVGTLGDIFKLLAVREDVYFATDGMVQAYLLAETELPYSTKERIALLISLENSCDMCVDVHKGIAKMLGMSENQISEVLGGIDNIQTEANEKVLLKFCVRASQKDNYKMLQADVDEVREAGYSDSQILEAVAITGYFNYINTLSNVFGLGR; this is encoded by the coding sequence GAAGGCCAGACCCATACTCGAAAAGGTAGGGACGCTGGGTGACATATTTAAACTGCTCGCAGTTCGAGAGGATGTCTATTTCGCTACCGATGGAATGGTACAAGCCTATCTCCTAGCCGAAACGGAGCTTCCCTATTCAACGAAAGAAAGGATCGCGTTACTGATCTCCCTGGAAAACAGCTGTGACATGTGCGTGGACGTCCATAAGGGAATCGCCAAGATGCTGGGTATGAGCGAGAACCAGATCAGTGAAGTTCTCGGTGGTATAGATAACATCCAGACCGAAGCCAACGAGAAGGTGCTGCTAAAGTTCTGTGTACGCGCCTCACAAAAAGATAACTACAAGATGCTACAGGCCGATGTCGACGAGGTCAGGGAAGCAGGCTACAGCGACTCACAGATACTTGAGGCGGTCGCCATCACCGGATACTTCAATTACATCAACACGCTTTCAAATGTGTTCGGCTTAGGAAGGTAA